Proteins co-encoded in one Anabas testudineus chromosome 8, fAnaTes1.2, whole genome shotgun sequence genomic window:
- the LOC113153833 gene encoding ferritin, middle subunit-like — MESQVRQNYHRDCEAAINRMVNMELFASYTYTSMGFYFSRDDVALPGFAHFFKHESHEEREHAEKLLSFQNKRGGRIFLQDIKKPDRDEWGSGLEAMQCALQLEKNVNQALLDLHKLATQHQDPHLCDFLESHYLNEQVEMIKKLGDYITNLTKMDANKDKMAEYLFDKHTLDGGKS; from the exons ATGGAGTCCCAAGTGCGTCAGAACTACCACCGCGACTGCGAGGCCGCCATCAACAGGATGGTCAACATGGAGCTGTTTGCCTCCTACACCTACACTTCCATG GGCTTTTACTTCTCCCGTGATGATGTGGCCCTCCCAGGCTTCGCCCATTTCTTCAAGCATGAGAGTCATGAAGAGAGGGAGCACGCTGAGAAGCTGCTGTCCTTCCAGAACAAGAGAGGAGGACGCATCTTCCTCCAGGATATCAAG AAACCAGATCGTGATGAGTGGGGCAGTGGACTGGAGGCCATGCAGTGTGCcctgcagctggagaagaacGTCAACCAGGCTCTGCTGGACCTGCACAAACTGGCCACTCAGCACCAGGACCCTCAT CTGTGTGACTTCCTGGAGAGCCACTACCTGAACGAACAGGTGGAGATGATCAAGAAACTGGGCGACTACATCACCAACCTCACCAAGATGGATGCTAACAAGGACAAGATGGCTGAGTACCTGTTTGACAAGCACACCCTGGATGGTGGCAAGAGCTAA
- the LOC113157281 gene encoding ferritin, middle subunit-like: MESQVRQNYHRDCEAAINRMVNMELFASYTYTSMGFYFCRDDVALPGFAHFFEKESHEEREHAEKLLSFQNKRGGRIFLQDIRVSKFRPKPDRNEWGSGLEAMQCALQLEKNVNQALLDLHRLATQCQDPHLCDFLESHYLNEQVEMIKKLGDYITNLTKMDAQNNKMAEYLFDKHTLDGGKS; this comes from the exons ATGGAGTCCCAAGTGCGTCAGAACTACCACCGCGACTGCGAGGCCGCCATCAACAGGATGGTCAACATGGAGCTGTTTGCCTCCTACACCTACACTTCCATG GGCTTTTACTTCTGCCGTGATGATGTGGCCCTCCCAGGCTTCGCCCATTTCTTCGAGAAAGAGAGTCATGAAGAGAGGGAGCACGCTGAGAAGCTGCTGTCCTTCCAGAACAAGAGAGGAGGACGCATCTTCCTCCAGGACATCAGGGTCA GCAAATTCAGGCCT AAACCAGATCGTAACGAGTGGGGCAGTGGACTGGAGGCCATGCAGTGTGCcctgcagctggagaagaacGTCAACCAGGCTCTGCTGGACCTGCACAGGCTGGCTACTCAGTGTCAAGACCCTCAT CTGTGTGACTTCCTGGAGAGCCACTACCTGAACGAACAGGTGGAGATGATCAAGAAACTGGGCGACTACATCACCAACCTCACCAAGATGGATGCTCAAAACAACAAGATGGCTGAGTACCTGTTTGACAAGCACACCCTGGATGGCGGCAAGAGCTAA
- the LOC113153840 gene encoding ferritin, middle subunit-like: MESQVRQNYHRDCEAAINKMVNMELFASYTYTSMGFYFSRDDVALPGFAHFFKHESHEEREHAEKLLSFQNKRGGRIFLQDVKKPDRNEWGSGLEAMQCALQLEKNVNQALLDLHKLATQHQDPHLCDFLESHYLNEQVEMIKKLGDYITNLTKMDADKDKMAEYLFDKHTLDGGKS, from the exons ATGGAGTCCCAAGTGCGTCAGAACTACCACCGCGACTGCGAGGCCGCCATCAATAAGATGGTCAACATGGAGCTGTTTGCCTCCTACACCTACACTTCCATG GGCTTTTACTTCTCCCGTGATGATGTGGCCCTCCCAGGCTTCGCCCATTTCTTCAAGCATGAGAGTCATGAAGAGAGGGAGCACGCTGAGAAGCTGCTGTCCTTCCAGAACAAGAGAGGAGGACGCATCTTCCTCCAGGACGTCAAG AAACCAGATCGTAATGAGTGGGGCAGTGGACTGGAGGCCATGCAGTGTGCcctgcagctggagaagaacGTCAACCAGGCTCTGCTGGACCTGCACAAACTGGCCACTCAGCACCAGGACCCTCAT CTGTGTGACTTCCTGGAGAGCCACTACCTGAACGAACAGGTGGAGATGATCAAGAAACTGGGCGACTACATCACCAACCTCACCAAGATGGATGCCGACAAGGACAAGATGGCTGAGTACCTGTTTGACAAGCACACCCTGGATGGTGGCAAGAGCTAA